The Yamadazyma tenuis chromosome 2, complete sequence sequence agaatattTCAATGTCCTGCGGAATAATATTATCGGTGACTCCATCGGTTGCAAATATCACCACATCgtctttttgcaacttccAGGTGTACTCATCAGCAAACTCGGGCTTGTCAACAATATACCTTTTACCCGCCATCTCCGCCTGTCTGAGAACATGCTGTGggattttggccaactgGAAAGGGGTGTTGAAATTGTGGGTTTGGAAGTTTGTCTCGTTCACTAGCTTATAGTCTCTGAATAAACCACACCAAGAATCACCCAAATTGGCCACTTTGACGGTGTAGTCATTAGAGAACACGCCCAAGCATGCGGTAGTACCTCCGATCTCGACCTTAGGACTTTGGAGCACGTCCGCAAAAGACTTTATCAAAAGGTCTTTGGGCGAAGTGTGAGGGCTGGCTTCGAAGTTATGCTGGATGAAATTGCATAATTCTCTGGAGATGGCCGACGAGTCATAGCCGGCCTCGCTCCATCCCCCCACACCATCGGCCACACCCACGGCGACACTGCCATCTTTGAAAGCCGATACAAAAAGGTTGTCTTCTCCAGTGGGAGACTCCAACGCCGGGCTGAGCTTTTTGTTTTTACGCTTAAAAACGTTGGATTCCTCCCGATCTTTGGGCTGGTATGCAAAAGCAATGCTGAATAGGTCGTCGGAGCCGATGTTACCTGCCGACGTATGCTCCGACGATGCGGACGATTTTGCATCGTTGTTGAGGTTCCAGTAGGATGATGAGAAGCTGAAACATCGTCTGGAATTAAGGGAAAGAAAGCTGATGGGGAGGGTGGATGATTTGGAGAGTACATGGGGGATACCTCTCTTTGCGACCGATGAGATCATAAGGCCGATCATAAATACGAAGATGTAGGTACAGACAGTGGTGAGGGAtctgtggtggtggaacaTTTGTGAATCAGGAAAGGCAGCAGGGCCTAACAAGCAGCGGTGCGGGTGGTGGGTGCACGCTCACACGGAAATAACTACCGGTGGGAGGCAGGATGACAGTTAGGAGATGGGGAATAAAACTAGTGGTAGTATTTGGAGATGAGGAATTAATAGTTGTGTGGCGTGGGGAGAAATGATAGGCGTATGTTGTTTGGAATTTATGGTAGTCCTAATAGTAGAAAATAGGACCGATCGGACCCGGATGTAGACCTGATTCGTCTCCAACATGTTATAGACACTCAATAATCCTGGAAGACCCATGTACCAGTATTTATTATTCTCCACCTTCGAGTGTCACCCCCTATAGTCGACACCTCCCTTTCCCCCCACCATATAAACCCTCATTAATCCTATCacggctgcaaattcaaTGTGCCTGAACCAGCTCCCGGCGCgccaaaaaaattttcagtttCATTGGCCAATAAATATCAAAACTCTCAGAACATATTCATTAGCTTCAAAATGTCGACCAACTTCAACGTGTTAAGATACTCCCTCTTGGGTGCCGGTGTTGTCTACGGTGCCTACCACAGATATAGCTTGGAAAGCTCTGTCAAGCAAGAACACGCTGCTAACGCATACGCTCAAGAAGcgaagttgatcaacaaagCCAAAGCCGAATATGCCAAATTGAACGCCCCAAAAACTCCAGTGGCCTCGACAGGCTCAATTAATTGGGAAGATCCAAACTTGGATATTGGAAGTGCTTTGGAATCCTTGGTGGCCAAGTTAGAATAAGCTTTGTATTTATTATAGAAATGCATGAAAGAATGAAGAGAGTCTCTGTAGGGTGGAGGATATGAAAGGGTGGCAGTATTAGGATAGGCCTCCCATTGGCAGTCTGTTTACCACTGTACTGATCCTTCTCTGTCCTCCTCCCCCACTTAATGGGTGTCTTGTCTTGTCCCCCACACTA is a genomic window containing:
- the TIM11 gene encoding F1F0 ATP synthase subunit e, mitochondrial (COG:S; EggNog:ENOG503P6R0); this encodes MSTNFNVLRYSLLGAGVVYGAYHRYSLESSVKQEHAANAYAQEAKLINKAKAEYAKLNAPKTPVASTGSINWEDPNLDIGSALESLVAKLE
- the PTC7 gene encoding Protein phosphatase 2C 7 (BUSCO:EOG09263I4U; EggNog:ENOG503NX30; COG:T); translated protein: MIGLMISSVAKRGIPHVLSKSSTLPISFLSLNSRRCFSFSSSYWNLNNDAKSSASSEHTSAGNIGSDDLFSIAFAYQPKDREESNVFKRKNKKLSPALESPTGEDNLFVSAFKDGSVAVGVADGVGGWSEAGYDSSAISRELCNFIQHNFEASPHTSPKDLLIKSFADVLQSPKVEIGGTTACLGVFSNDYTVKVANLGDSWCGLFRDYKLVNETNFQTHNFNTPFQLAKIPQHVLRQAEMAGKRYIVDKPEFADEYTWKLQKDDVVIFATDGVTDNIIPQDIEIFLKDRFESGLSQEDITKSFVKEVVSVSKNPNFPSAFAQELSRLTGQKYLGGKEDDITVVLVKVL